In Streptococcus mitis, the DNA window GTCGCGAGGATTCCATAGCCAATATTTTGGAAACGACGAGCCAAGTCCAAAGCTTCTTCTTTGGCATCATCAGCGATAGTAAATACAACGTTACCAAAAGTTGGCAAGTGGAGGTAAGAAGCTTCAAAGGCTTTATAGAGAGCTTTTTCCAAAGTAGTATCAGAACCCATAACTTCACCTGTTGACTTCATTTCAGGACCGAGCAAGCTGTCTACCTTAGCTAGTTTGGTAAAGGAGAAGACAGGTGCCTTGATATGAACGCGAGTACTTTCAGGGTAAAGACCATCTTGGTAGCCCAGTTCTTCAAGGTTTTGACCAAGAATGAGCTTGGTCGCAACCTGAGCCATAGGAATATTGGTTACCTTAGAAAGGAATGGAACCGTACGGCTGGCACGTGGATTGACCTCAATAACATAGACTTTTTCATCCTTGATAACAAACTGGATGTTCATCATTCCAAGACAGTTAAGACCAATTGCTAGGCGTTTAGTATAGTCTGCGATTGTTTCTTGCACCTTTTGCGACAAGGTTTGTGGTGGGTAAACGGCCATCGAATCACCTGAGTGGACACCGGCACGTTCGATATGCTCCATGATACCAGGAATAAGGACATTTTCCCCATCTGAAATGGCATCAACTTCGCACTCTTGCCCAACGATGTAAGAGTCGACAAGAACTGGGTGGTCTGGACTAGCCTTAACAGCAGTTCGCATGTAAGAACGAAGATCTTCTTCGTTTTCAACGATTTCCATAGCACGACCACCCAAGACATAAGATGGGCGAACGAGGACTGGAAAACCAATCTTGCGAGCTGCAAGCACTGCTTCTTCTTCATTGGTAGCCGTTTGTCCTGGTGGCTGTGGAATATCCAAATCTTTAAGAGCTTGCTCAAAGAGGTCACGGTCTTCAGCACGGTCTAGGTCAGCAACCTGTGTACCAAGGATGGTCACACCTGCTTTTGCCAATGGCTCCGCAAGGTTGATGGCTGTTTGACCACCGAACTGAACGATAACACCTTTTGGTTGCTCCAAGTCAATGACATTCATAACATCTTCGAAAGTCAATGGCTCAAAGTAAAGCTTATCTGATACAGAGAAGTCTGTAGAAACGGTCTCTGGGTTTGAGTTCATGATGATGGCTTCGTAGCCAGCAGCCTGGATAGCCTTAACCGAGTGAACAGTTGCGTAGTCAAACTCAACCCCTTGACCGATACGGATTGGACCAGAACCCAGAACTAGAACGGATTCCTTATCAGACTTGATAGACTCATTTTCCCAACCATAGGTTGAATAGAAGTATGGTGTTTCAGAGTCAAACTCTGCCGCACAGGTATCAACCATCTTGTAGACTGGGACAATCTTGTTTTCCAAACGAAGTTGACGAACTTGGTCAGCTGTTGTTTCCCAGAGTTCAGCAATCTTACGGTCTGAGAAGCCATTCAGTTTGGCAGTTTTCAAAATGTCTAAATCTTGTGGATGTGCTCCCAGTTCTTGCTCGATTTCAAAGATATGTAAGAGTTTATCAAGATAGAAGATATCAATCTTAGTCAATTCAGCAATTTCTTCTGGTGTATAACCACGACGAATAGCTTCAGATACATAGAAGAGACGGTCATCTTGAGCTTTCACAACCTTTTCAATCAAGGCATCATCTGAAACACTAGCAAGTTCTGGAATTTCATTGTGGTGCACCCCAATTTCAAGGGAACGACAGGCCTTAAGGAGAGATTCTTCGATGTTTCGACCGATTGCCATGACTTCTCCAGTGGCCTTCATCTGTGTCCCAAGACGGCGCTCACCCTTTTCAAACTTGTCAAATGGGAAACGTGGAATCTTGGCAACCACGTAGTCAAGGGCTGGTTCAAACATGGCATAGGTTGAACCTGTAACTGGGTTGATCACCTCATCCAAGGTCAAACCGACGGCAATCTTGGCAGCCAATTTGGCAATTGGGTAACCTGTCGCCTTAGAAGCAAGGGCTGAAGAACGCGACACACGAGGGTTTACTTCGATGACATAGTACTTGAAGCTGTAGGGATCAAGGGCCAACTGAACGTTACATCCACCTTCAATCTTAAGGGCACGAATGATGCTCAAACTCGCGTCACGTAGCATTTGGTTTTCATAGTCTGACATGGTTTGCGCAGGGGCAAATACAATGGAATCCCCTGTGTGAATCCCAACTGGATCAAAGTTTTCCATGTTACAAACAACCAAAGCATTATCAGCCGAGTCACGCATGACTTCGTATTCGATTTCCTTGAAACCGGCAATAGAACGCTCAATCAAACATTGGGTAACAGGTGACAATTTCAAACCATTTTCAGCGATTTCACGCAATTCTTCCTCATTGGCACACATACCACCACCAGTACCACCTAGGGTAAAGGCTGGACGGACGATTACTGGGTAGCCAATAGTTACAGCAAAGGAAACTGCTTCTTCAACAGTGTTAACAATTTCAGATTCAGGGATTGGTTGGTTGAGCTCTTCCATCAATTGTTTAAAGAGGTCACGGTCCTCCGCTTGGTCAATGGCAGATAATTTAGTCCCCAAAAGTTCTACTCCAAGCTCATCAAGAATACCATTTTTAGACAATTCCATGGCCATATTGAGGCCTGTCTGACCACCGAGCGTTGGTAGCAAGGCATCTGGACGTTCCTTACGAAGAATACGTGTCACAAACTCAAGTGTAATCGGTTCAATATAAACCTTGTCAGCAATTTCCTTGTCCGTCATGATGGTGGCAGGGTTTGAGTTAACCAAGACAACCTCATAACCTTCCTCTTTCAACGACAAGCAAGCCTGGGTCCCAGCATAGTCAAACTCAGCAGCCTGACCAATAATAATCGGACCAGAACCAATCACCATAATTTTTTGAATATCAGTACGTTTAGGCATAGTTTATGATACAAAGCCCGTAAAGAACACAGTAAAAATAGGAAACTCGGTGCAGACGCCTTCAGCGTCAAGACGATGTTTATCTTTTTCACACAGTTCTTAGGCTGTGTTCACTTCCGCGAACAATGTATCTTCTCCTTTCTATTCGGCAACTCTCGGGTTGACATTAAATAAATAAATTTATTTAGAAATTTTATCAGTTAATTAACTTAAGTATGAACTTTTCGAAATCCTCTGTTGTTGTTGTTTTAATAACTTGGTTTCCTGTCCTTAAAGTAATAGCAAACAAATGGGAACCAATTACTTTTTCCTTTAAAAATTTCTCTGTCAAATTCCAATAATGAACTGAAGTTTCATACTTTGGTACTACCTCACTAAACGTAATGTAACCAAAGCTAAAATCCTTATTTAACCTTCTAACCTCATTAACAGCTTTTGCAATACTATCCGTATTTTTTACAGGATCATATAACCCATTAACTTTACATTCTATTATTGCTTTTACATCTTCATAATTATATGCAAAATTATTACAAAGAGAATTTTCTTTTAAAATTAATAAATCATACTCATACTTGCTACCTACCACAAAGGCATTGATTTCTGATACTTTTAAAGGTAGATTATTTTTCTTTATGATATTAGAAACTTCACTTTTTACTAATTCATTAGCAACTTTTCCTTTATATTTTAAGTAGCCTTCATATTCGTCAGATTTTTCTTCAAAAATTTCCTGAAATTTATTAAATAAATTATTCATTGCCTCAATAACCTTTCAGTTCTTTAAAAGCTTCCATCATCTCGATAAACTCGTCAAATAGGTAGCTAGCGTCGTGTGGACCAGGGGCTGCATCTGGATGGTATTGAACAGAGAAAGCAGGTTGATATCTGTGGCGCACACCTTCCACTGACTTGTCATTGATTTCTTCGTGGGTGATAATCAAGTGCTCTGGCAAATCCTCACGGCTAACTGCATAGCCATGGTTTTGACTTGTAAAATCCACACGTCCAGTAGCAATTTCGCGTACCGCATGGTTAAATCCACGGTGACCAAATTTCATCTTGTAAGTCTTAGCACCATTTGCCATTGCAAAGAGTTGGTGCCCCAT includes these proteins:
- the carB gene encoding carbamoyl-phosphate synthase large subunit; amino-acid sequence: MPKRTDIQKIMVIGSGPIIIGQAAEFDYAGTQACLSLKEEGYEVVLVNSNPATIMTDKEIADKVYIEPITLEFVTRILRKERPDALLPTLGGQTGLNMAMELSKNGILDELGVELLGTKLSAIDQAEDRDLFKQLMEELNQPIPESEIVNTVEEAVSFAVTIGYPVIVRPAFTLGGTGGGMCANEEELREIAENGLKLSPVTQCLIERSIAGFKEIEYEVMRDSADNALVVCNMENFDPVGIHTGDSIVFAPAQTMSDYENQMLRDASLSIIRALKIEGGCNVQLALDPYSFKYYVIEVNPRVSRSSALASKATGYPIAKLAAKIAVGLTLDEVINPVTGSTYAMFEPALDYVVAKIPRFPFDKFEKGERRLGTQMKATGEVMAIGRNIEESLLKACRSLEIGVHHNEIPELASVSDDALIEKVVKAQDDRLFYVSEAIRRGYTPEEIAELTKIDIFYLDKLLHIFEIEQELGAHPQDLDILKTAKLNGFSDRKIAELWETTADQVRQLRLENKIVPVYKMVDTCAAEFDSETPYFYSTYGWENESIKSDKESVLVLGSGPIRIGQGVEFDYATVHSVKAIQAAGYEAIIMNSNPETVSTDFSVSDKLYFEPLTFEDVMNVIDLEQPKGVIVQFGGQTAINLAEPLAKAGVTILGTQVADLDRAEDRDLFEQALKDLDIPQPPGQTATNEEEAVLAARKIGFPVLVRPSYVLGGRAMEIVENEEDLRSYMRTAVKASPDHPVLVDSYIVGQECEVDAISDGENVLIPGIMEHIERAGVHSGDSMAVYPPQTLSQKVQETIADYTKRLAIGLNCLGMMNIQFVIKDEKVYVIEVNPRASRTVPFLSKVTNIPMAQVATKLILGQNLEELGYQDGLYPESTRVHIKAPVFSFTKLAKVDSLLGPEMKSTGEVMGSDTTLEKALYKAFEASYLHLPTFGNVVFTIADDAKEEALDLARRFQNIGYGILATEGTAAFFASHGLQAQPVGKIGDDDKDIPSFVRKGRIQAIINTVGTKRTADEDGEQIRRSAIEHGVPLFTALDTADAMLKVLESRSFVTEAI